One Brachyspira suanatina DNA segment encodes these proteins:
- a CDS encoding PepSY-like domain-containing protein: MKKLSIFLASLLILSASSLFADMVVPPSALPQQATAFINRVFPGVQIWKVERDGRKFDVNLSNGVSIDFLANGDWQNIDSEYAPIPDAAFPSAVLQAVKKAYPQAAIIDAEKEWGNYKLKLNNMMEVMVSGNGQIMGQQFDD, encoded by the coding sequence ATGAAAAAATTATCTATCTTTTTAGCATCATTACTTATTTTATCAGCTTCTAGTCTTTTTGCTGATATGGTAGTTCCGCCTTCAGCATTGCCTCAGCAAGCTACAGCTTTTATAAATAGAGTTTTCCCTGGTGTTCAGATTTGGAAAGTTGAAAGAGATGGAAGAAAATTTGATGTAAATTTGTCTAATGGAGTATCTATAGACTTTTTAGCTAATGGAGATTGGCAGAATATAGACAGCGAATATGCTCCTATACCAGATGCTGCTTTTCCTTCTGCTGTGTTGCAAGCTGTAAAAAAAGCATATCCTCAGGCTGCTATTATTGATGCAGAAAAAGAGTGGGGCAATTATAAATTAAAATTAAATAATATGATGGAAGTTATGGTATCTGGAAACGGACAAATAATGGGGCAGCAATTTGATGATTAA
- a CDS encoding glucose-1-phosphate adenylyltransferase, with amino-acid sequence MRAFNTVALILGGGRGTRLYPLVKARSKPAVSLGGQYRMIDIPVSNCINSGFRNIYVITQFNSASLNNHIYNAYRFDNFSGGHVSILAAEQTDTNIDWYQGTADAVRKNLPHFDNEFVNNVVILSGDQVYRMNYNVMLQHMLETGADIVVGTVPVVREDAKGFGVMLVNKRGQITNFMEKPKEDEELDALKLSEDQKKMFNIEDPNKEYLASMGIYVFRRNVLKEILADVSMIDFGKDIIPEAIKKYKVFSYAFQGYWEDVGTIKAYFEANISFGSKNPPFDFYDENAPIYTHVRYLSPSKVEKATVTSSIIADGCRIENATIKECVIGVRSVVQSGSTLERVVMMGSDYYEDSDDIERLNVKHIPKIGIGKKCTLKNVIIDKNVRIGNDVVITNKKKIQHQDSEFYCIRDGIVIIPKNTIVKSGTII; translated from the coding sequence ATGAGAGCATTTAATACTGTTGCCTTGATACTTGGAGGAGGTAGAGGAACAAGACTTTATCCTTTAGTAAAAGCACGTTCTAAGCCTGCCGTATCTTTGGGCGGTCAATACAGAATGATAGACATACCTGTATCTAATTGTATAAACAGCGGATTTAGAAATATATATGTTATAACACAATTCAATAGTGCATCTTTGAATAATCATATATACAATGCATACAGATTCGATAACTTTTCAGGCGGTCATGTAAGTATACTTGCTGCAGAACAGACAGATACCAACATAGATTGGTATCAGGGAACAGCTGATGCAGTTAGAAAAAATCTTCCGCATTTTGATAATGAATTTGTTAATAATGTTGTTATACTTTCAGGCGACCAGGTTTATCGTATGAATTATAATGTAATGCTTCAGCATATGCTTGAAACAGGCGCTGATATAGTAGTTGGTACAGTTCCTGTTGTTAGAGAAGATGCTAAAGGTTTCGGTGTTATGTTAGTAAATAAAAGAGGTCAGATTACTAACTTCATGGAAAAACCTAAAGAAGATGAAGAGCTTGATGCTTTAAAATTAAGCGAAGATCAAAAGAAAATGTTTAATATAGAAGATCCTAATAAAGAATATTTGGCTTCTATGGGTATTTATGTATTTAGAAGAAATGTACTTAAAGAAATTTTAGCAGATGTATCTATGATAGATTTCGGTAAAGATATTATTCCTGAAGCTATCAAAAAATATAAAGTATTCAGTTATGCTTTCCAAGGTTATTGGGAAGATGTAGGAACTATTAAAGCTTATTTTGAAGCTAATATATCTTTCGGAAGTAAAAATCCTCCTTTCGATTTCTATGATGAAAATGCTCCTATATATACTCATGTTCGTTACTTGTCTCCTTCTAAAGTTGAAAAGGCTACAGTAACATCTAGTATCATAGCAGATGGATGTAGAATAGAGAATGCTACTATAAAAGAATGTGTTATAGGTGTTCGTTCTGTAGTTCAAAGCGGTTCTACATTAGAAAGAGTAGTTATGATGGGTAGTGACTATTATGAAGATAGTGATGATATTGAGAGATTAAATGTTAAGCATATTCCTAAAATTGGTATCGGTAAGAAATGCACTCTTAAAAATGTAATTATAGATAAAAACGTAAGAATAGGTAATGATGTTGTTATTACTAATAAAAAGAAAATACAGCATCAGGACAGCGAATTCTATTGTATTAGAGATGGTATTGTAATAATTCCTAAAAATACAATAGTTAAAAGCGGTACAATTATCTAA
- the glgA gene encoding glycogen synthase GlgA, with protein MSKMKVMIASSEATPFIKTGGLADVVGALPIYLKKLDVEACVVLPKYRDINFQDCYLENVLPTMGVWMGNGEEWCSVFKTVKDGIDFYFIEHHNFFSREGLYHDASFNDYQDNAWRFGFFSRATLQLCKDLQLNVDVVHANDWQTAAIPAYIKTWHWNDPIGHAASMLTIHNANYQGIYNATTTYDYLGLGWNNFSPDTFEDHGNINFLKGGIFFSDVVTTVSPTYAREIASPYGGHGMAPYLQNKTTSFFGILNGIDEEVWSPEKDKFIPENYSVDKMEGKKVCKRELQKRFLLEEEDDVVLIGAIGRFVDQKGYHFIASIIDSLVNNMKVQFCILGTGDKSLEGFFGDIPKRYPGRVGSYIGYSNELSHLIEAGCDLFVMPSLFEPCGLNQMYSLRYGTLPIVHATGGLEDTVENYNEQTGEGTGFKFYDSTPSALYNTIGWAVSVYYDHRDRFTAMQKRAMKIDNSWEKSAKEYVKAYELAILNKNNYDKNCGL; from the coding sequence ATGTCAAAAATGAAAGTTATGATAGCATCATCTGAAGCAACACCATTTATAAAAACAGGAGGACTTGCCGATGTTGTTGGTGCTTTACCTATTTATCTAAAAAAGCTTGATGTAGAAGCTTGTGTAGTACTTCCTAAATATAGAGATATTAATTTTCAGGATTGTTATTTAGAGAATGTGCTTCCAACTATGGGAGTATGGATGGGTAATGGAGAAGAATGGTGCTCGGTATTTAAGACTGTAAAAGATGGAATTGATTTTTATTTCATAGAACATCATAATTTCTTCAGCAGAGAAGGGCTTTATCATGATGCTTCATTTAATGATTATCAGGATAATGCTTGGAGATTCGGATTCTTTTCAAGAGCTACTTTGCAGTTATGTAAAGATTTGCAATTAAATGTAGATGTTGTTCATGCTAATGATTGGCAGACAGCAGCTATTCCTGCATATATTAAAACTTGGCACTGGAATGATCCAATAGGTCATGCTGCTAGTATGCTTACTATACATAATGCAAATTATCAAGGTATATATAATGCTACTACAACTTATGATTATTTAGGTTTAGGTTGGAATAATTTCAGCCCTGATACTTTTGAAGATCATGGTAATATAAATTTCCTTAAAGGAGGAATATTCTTTTCTGATGTAGTTACTACTGTTAGCCCTACCTATGCAAGAGAAATTGCATCTCCTTACGGCGGACATGGTATGGCTCCTTATTTGCAGAATAAAACTACAAGTTTCTTCGGTATACTTAATGGTATTGATGAAGAAGTTTGGTCTCCTGAAAAAGATAAATTTATACCTGAAAATTATTCAGTAGATAAAATGGAAGGCAAAAAAGTATGTAAAAGAGAACTTCAGAAAAGATTCTTACTTGAAGAAGAAGATGATGTTGTTTTGATAGGAGCAATAGGAAGATTCGTTGATCAGAAAGGATATCATTTTATAGCATCTATAATAGATTCTTTAGTTAATAATATGAAAGTTCAGTTCTGTATACTTGGTACAGGTGATAAAAGTCTTGAAGGTTTCTTTGGTGATATACCTAAGAGATATCCTGGAAGAGTAGGTTCTTATATAGGATACAGCAATGAATTATCACATTTGATAGAAGCAGGATGCGATTTATTTGTAATGCCTTCATTATTTGAGCCTTGCGGACTTAATCAGATGTACTCTCTAAGATATGGTACTTTACCTATAGTTCATGCTACAGGAGGACTTGAAGATACTGTTGAAAATTATAATGAGCAAACAGGAGAAGGTACAGGATTTAAATTCTATGATTCTACTCCTTCGGCATTGTATAATACTATAGGTTGGGCTGTAAGTGTTTATTATGATCATAGAGATAGATTTACTGCTATGCAGAAAAGAGCTATGAAAATAGATAATTCTTGGGAGAAAAGTGCTAAAGAATATGTTAAGGCTTATGAACTTGCTATTTTGAATAAAAATAATTATGATAAAAATTGTGGTTTATAA
- a CDS encoding Cof-type HAD-IIB family hydrolase, which translates to MIKAVFFDIDGTLVSFNTHKVSDSSKEAISVLKEKGIKVFIATGRIKKHINNLGDLKFDGYITANGFDCYIGDKSIYRHGIAKEEIYSLIDYLKNKEQFPCSVMMNSGIYINYITDKVKKVSESINLPIPSVDNYYDFLEENINDILQINLFVDSKKEKELMSKIFKNCDSSRWHPDFTDVNTKGGGKHIGIDKIIEYYGIDLSETMAFGDGGNDITMIEHAAIGVAMGNANEEVKLVANYITDDVDNNGVYNALKHFNVL; encoded by the coding sequence ATGATAAAAGCAGTATTTTTTGATATAGATGGTACTTTAGTTAGTTTTAATACTCATAAGGTTTCAGATTCTTCAAAAGAAGCTATAAGTGTTTTAAAAGAAAAAGGAATAAAAGTTTTTATAGCTACAGGAAGAATAAAAAAACATATAAATAATTTAGGCGATTTGAAGTTTGACGGATATATAACAGCTAATGGTTTTGATTGTTATATAGGAGATAAATCAATTTACAGACATGGTATAGCTAAAGAAGAAATATATTCATTAATAGATTATTTAAAAAATAAAGAACAATTTCCATGCTCTGTAATGATGAATAGCGGTATATATATTAATTATATTACAGATAAAGTTAAAAAAGTTTCTGAATCTATAAATCTTCCTATACCATCAGTTGATAATTATTATGATTTTTTGGAAGAAAATATAAATGATATTTTGCAAATAAATTTATTTGTAGATTCTAAAAAGGAAAAGGAATTGATGAGCAAAATATTTAAAAATTGCGACTCTAGCAGATGGCATCCTGATTTTACAGATGTTAATACTAAAGGCGGAGGAAAGCATATAGGTATAGATAAGATAATAGAATATTACGGTATAGACTTATCAGAGACAATGGCTTTTGGAGACGGAGGAAATGACATTACTATGATAGAGCATGCAGCTATTGGTGTTGCTATGGGTAATGCTAATGAGGAAGTAAAGTTAGTTGCCAATTATATTACAGATGATGTAGATAATAATGGTGTTTATAATGCTTTAAAACATTTTAATGTATTGTAA
- a CDS encoding Cof-type HAD-IIB family hydrolase, producing MIKAVFFDIDGTLVSFNTHKVSDSSKEAIRILKEKGIKVFIATGRIKMHINNLDDLEFDGYITANGFDCYIGDKSIYRCSMAKEEIYSLIDYLKNKEQFPCSIMMPKGVFINYITDEASKYLESINLKINVAENYYDFLEENIDDILQINLFVDENKEKELMSKIFKNCESSRWHPALTDVNTKGGGKHIGIDKIIEYYGIDLSETMAFGDGGNDVSMIKHAAIGVAMGNANESVKRIADYVTDDVDSDGIYKALKHFNILN from the coding sequence ATGATTAAGGCTGTATTTTTTGATATAGACGGTACTTTGGTTAGTTTTAATACTCATAAAGTTTCAGATTCTTCAAAAGAAGCTATCAGAATTTTAAAGGAAAAAGGAATAAAAGTTTTTATAGCTACTGGAAGAATTAAAATGCATATAAACAATCTAGATGATTTAGAATTTGACGGATATATAACGGCTAATGGTTTTGATTGTTATATAGGTGATAAGTCTATTTACAGATGTTCCATGGCTAAAGAAGAAATATATTCATTAATAGACTATTTAAAAAATAAAGAACAATTTCCATGCTCTATTATGATGCCTAAAGGTGTATTTATTAATTATATTACTGATGAAGCTTCTAAATATTTAGAGTCTATTAATCTTAAAATAAATGTAGCAGAAAATTATTATGATTTTTTAGAAGAAAATATAGATGATATTTTGCAGATAAATTTATTTGTAGATGAGAATAAAGAAAAAGAATTAATGAGTAAAATATTCAAAAATTGTGAGTCCAGCAGATGGCATCCGGCTTTGACAGATGTTAATACTAAAGGCGGAGGCAAGCATATAGGTATAGATAAGATAATAGAATATTATGGTATAGACTTATCAGAAACAATGGCTTTCGGAGACGGAGGCAATGATGTTTCTATGATTAAGCATGCTGCTATTGGTGTTGCTATGGGCAATGCTAATGAAAGTGTTAAAAGAATAGCAGATTATGTTACAGATGATGTTGATAGTGATGGAATATATAAGGCTTTAAAACATTTTAATATATTAAATTAA
- the greA gene encoding transcription elongation factor GreA, with protein MAKPITKEGYDKAKSKLAELKAEFETLPAIIAEAREKGDLKENAEYHAAKEKQGLLNAQISKLESDLAGCEIIDPANLDKDTVTFGKRVKVKDKTRNAIFEYRIVGELEADMSKNEITIVTPIAKGLLGKKIGDVVTIKVPAGDKVLEILEISI; from the coding sequence ATGGCTAAACCAATAACAAAAGAAGGATATGATAAAGCTAAATCAAAACTAGCTGAATTAAAGGCTGAGTTTGAAACTTTGCCTGCTATTATTGCTGAGGCTAGAGAAAAAGGGGATTTAAAAGAAAATGCTGAGTATCATGCTGCTAAAGAGAAGCAGGGTTTATTGAATGCTCAAATATCAAAGTTGGAGAGTGATTTGGCAGGCTGCGAGATAATAGATCCCGCTAATTTGGATAAGGACACTGTAACTTTCGGTAAAAGAGTAAAAGTGAAAGATAAAACAAGAAATGCTATTTTTGAATATAGAATAGTCGGCGAATTAGAAGCAGATATGAGTAAGAATGAAATAACTATAGTAACTCCTATTGCTAAAGGATTATTAGGTAAAAAAATTGGTGATGTTGTTACTATAAAGGTACCTGCTGGTGATAAAGTTTTAGAAATATTAGAAATTAGTATTTAA
- a CDS encoding Cof-type HAD-IIB family hydrolase: protein MIKAVFFDIDGTLVSFDTHKISDSSKEAIRILKDKGIKVFIASGRALFQIDNLDGLEFDGYVTINGGCCLINDNGNHKEIYRVAIDKNDLFSLVDYLNKDKFPCTVITSDDILINYTDDIITHLYTMANVKVPDSVDFNDYVANNYDKILQLNIFVDENKEKYLMDNVLKNSKASRWHFSFADVNSKYSGKEVGIDKIIEHYGIDLSETMAFGDGGNDIGMIKHAAIGVAMGNANESVKKIADYITDDVDNDGVYKALKHFNLLD, encoded by the coding sequence ATGATAAAAGCAGTATTTTTTGATATAGATGGTACTTTGGTTAGTTTTGATACGCATAAGATTTCAGATTCTTCCAAAGAAGCTATTAGAATTTTAAAAGATAAAGGTATAAAAGTTTTCATAGCAAGCGGAAGGGCTTTATTTCAAATAGATAATTTAGATGGTTTAGAGTTTGACGGCTATGTTACAATAAATGGCGGATGTTGTTTAATCAATGATAATGGAAATCATAAAGAAATATACAGAGTTGCTATAGATAAAAATGACTTATTTTCTTTGGTTGATTACCTCAATAAAGATAAATTTCCTTGTACAGTAATAACAAGTGATGATATACTTATTAATTATACAGATGATATAATTACACATCTTTATACTATGGCTAATGTAAAAGTTCCGGATTCTGTAGATTTTAATGACTATGTAGCAAATAATTATGATAAAATCTTGCAGCTTAATATTTTTGTAGATGAAAATAAAGAAAAATATTTGATGGATAATGTATTAAAAAATTCTAAAGCAAGCAGATGGCATTTTTCATTTGCTGATGTAAATTCAAAATATAGCGGTAAAGAAGTTGGTATAGATAAAATAATAGAACATTATGGAATAGATTTATCAGAAACAATGGCTTTCGGAGACGGAGGCAATGATATAGGTATGATTAAGCATGCTGCTATCGGTGTTGCTATGGGCAATGCTAATGAAAGTGTTAAAAAAATAGCAGATTATATTACAGATGATGTTGATAATGACGGAGTATATAAGGCTTTAAAACATTTTAATTTATTAGATTAA
- a CDS encoding DJ-1/PfpI family protein: MGKTNNILYVMSGQNFQDEEYFESKKIFEAAGYKTEVSSTFIGTAQGKLGGMTNIDLLFSEVDAIEFDAIVFVGGIGCITLWDDWRTQGLAKLFLDNQKIVAGIGSGIVIMANAKILDGINVTCLPADESHVRHGNANVLKDNVVVSGNIITANGPTSSKEFANAILGVLSNIS, translated from the coding sequence ATGGGAAAAACTAATAATATATTATATGTTATGTCTGGTCAGAATTTCCAAGACGAAGAATATTTTGAGAGTAAAAAAATTTTTGAGGCTGCCGGCTACAAAACGGAAGTATCATCTACATTTATAGGTACAGCTCAGGGAAAATTAGGCGGTATGACAAACATTGATTTACTATTTAGTGAGGTTGATGCAATTGAATTTGATGCCATTGTTTTTGTAGGCGGTATAGGATGCATAACTTTATGGGATGATTGGCGCACTCAGGGACTTGCTAAATTGTTTTTGGATAATCAAAAAATAGTAGCAGGTATAGGAAGCGGTATAGTAATTATGGCTAATGCTAAAATATTAGATGGTATTAATGTTACTTGTTTACCAGCTGATGAATCGCATGTAAGACATGGTAATGCCAATGTTTTGAAAGATAATGTTGTTGTTTCTGGCAATATTATAACAGCTAATGGTCCTACTTCTTCAAAAGAATTTGCCAATGCTATTTTAGGAGTATTGAGTAATATATCTTAA